In Arthrobacter sp. CDRTa11, one DNA window encodes the following:
- a CDS encoding iron-siderophore ABC transporter substrate-binding protein has translation MTSPFFSGPSATRRTLFKSAGKASAVLAAAALTMTACSTGPASSATDAGTSSASSSQFPVTIKHVYGETTIKEQPKRVATVSWVNDDVSIALGVVPVGLPKNEWGGNDQGSTPWKDAALEKLGAGFGSDKAPVQYSETDGINFTEIAKLTPDVILAAYSGLTEEDYKKLNEIAPVVAHPELAYGTSWQDSTSIIGKALGKDAEAAKLIADTESTIKDKVAKFPQIAGKTFIYGNLEPASADGVNVYTANDNRPRFLSEIGMKLASVVEDNSKGSKEFFLPWSAEKANELDSDIFVTWVPDAATTDTIKSDPLLGQIPAIKKGGLVADSDNTLTLSISASSPLSLPWSLDTFLPQLASAADKVTGAVK, from the coding sequence GTGACTTCCCCCTTTTTCTCCGGCCCAAGTGCCACCCGCCGCACGCTGTTCAAGTCGGCCGGCAAGGCATCAGCTGTTCTGGCCGCCGCGGCGCTCACCATGACTGCCTGCTCCACAGGACCTGCGTCCTCTGCCACAGATGCCGGCACCTCCAGCGCCAGCAGCTCGCAGTTCCCCGTCACCATCAAGCACGTCTATGGCGAGACCACCATTAAGGAACAGCCCAAGCGCGTGGCCACCGTTTCCTGGGTCAACGACGACGTCTCCATCGCCCTCGGTGTGGTCCCGGTTGGACTCCCGAAGAACGAATGGGGCGGGAACGACCAGGGCTCCACGCCCTGGAAGGACGCAGCCCTCGAAAAGCTCGGTGCAGGCTTCGGCTCAGACAAGGCTCCCGTCCAGTACTCCGAGACTGACGGCATCAACTTCACCGAAATCGCCAAGCTCACCCCGGACGTCATCCTGGCCGCCTACTCAGGGCTGACCGAAGAGGACTACAAGAAGCTGAACGAGATCGCCCCCGTGGTTGCGCACCCGGAGCTGGCGTACGGTACCTCCTGGCAGGATTCCACCTCCATCATTGGCAAGGCCCTTGGCAAGGACGCCGAGGCCGCCAAGCTGATCGCCGACACCGAGTCCACCATCAAGGACAAGGTCGCCAAGTTCCCGCAGATCGCCGGAAAGACCTTCATCTACGGCAACCTGGAACCCGCCTCGGCTGACGGCGTCAACGTCTATACCGCCAATGACAACCGCCCCCGCTTCCTGAGCGAGATCGGCATGAAGCTGGCTTCTGTTGTGGAGGACAACTCCAAGGGTTCCAAGGAATTCTTCCTTCCGTGGTCTGCGGAAAAGGCCAACGAGCTTGACTCGGACATCTTCGTCACCTGGGTTCCGGACGCCGCCACCACCGACACCATCAAGTCCGACCCCCTGCTCGGCCAGATCCCGGCCATCAAAAAGGGCGGCCTTGTTGCAGATTCGGACAACACCCTCACGCTGTCCATCTCCGCATCCTCCCCGCTGAGCCTGCCGTGGTCACTGGACACGTTCCTGCCGCAGCTTGCGAGCGCAGCGGATAAAGTCACCGGTGCAGTGAAGTAA
- a CDS encoding SGNH/GDSL hydrolase family protein: protein MGADPLLPDRDGRRVFVALGDSFTEGVGDHDERFPNGVRGWADRVAEKLAKAQPGWRYANLAIRSKRLRHIISEQLEPAVAMRPTLVTLYAGGNDILDLGTDMDALMADYEYMVSKLAGTGAILVLFTGFDVKVSALLEPLKKRNTTYNQRVREIAAEYGAVLVDYWCLDAFHDRRMWDADRLHMSKAGHKYLAGQVLDQLGVPHKILPKEWDPPARLSLREWEKRQRRWVHDWVLPLFGRKLRGITLGDALSPRWPEPVRVPPKRGLKKLAEKRPAIGP, encoded by the coding sequence ATGGGTGCTGATCCTTTGCTTCCGGACAGGGATGGGCGGCGGGTCTTTGTTGCCCTGGGGGATTCGTTTACCGAGGGGGTCGGTGACCATGACGAGCGCTTCCCCAACGGCGTCCGCGGATGGGCTGACCGGGTGGCGGAGAAATTGGCCAAGGCGCAGCCCGGGTGGAGGTACGCCAACCTGGCTATCAGGAGCAAGCGGCTGCGGCACATCATCAGCGAGCAGCTGGAACCGGCGGTGGCGATGCGGCCCACGCTGGTCACGCTGTATGCCGGCGGCAACGACATCCTGGACCTCGGCACCGACATGGACGCCCTGATGGCCGATTACGAATATATGGTGTCGAAGCTGGCCGGAACAGGAGCCATCCTTGTCCTTTTTACCGGTTTCGACGTCAAAGTCTCAGCACTCCTTGAGCCCCTGAAGAAACGCAACACCACTTACAACCAAAGGGTGCGTGAGATAGCTGCGGAGTACGGCGCCGTCCTGGTGGATTACTGGTGCCTGGACGCCTTCCATGACCGGCGGATGTGGGACGCCGACAGGCTGCATATGTCCAAGGCAGGGCACAAGTACCTTGCGGGACAGGTTCTGGACCAACTCGGCGTGCCGCACAAGATCCTTCCCAAGGAATGGGACCCGCCGGCGAGGCTCAGCCTGCGGGAATGGGAAAAGCGGCAACGGCGCTGGGTGCACGACTGGGTCCTGCCGCTGTTCGGCCGAAAGCTCCGGGGCATCACGCTGGGGGATGCGCTCAGCCCCCGCTGGCCCGAGCCTGTCCGGGTGCCACCAAAGCGCGGCCTAAAGAAGCTGGCTGAGAAACGGCCTGCCATCGGTCCTTAG
- a CDS encoding IS3 family transposase has protein sequence MLDVAGLARSTFFYHQLRLQAPDPKEKLKAAVTEIFTTNHGRYGHRRIHTELSKQGWVTAKKTVLKLMRALGLACKVRRKKRYNSHQGEQGRIAPNLLNRQFEADAPNRKWVTDVTEFSVGDRKLYLSPIMDLFDRQIISHSISTSPNLALTNSSLQQALACLQPGQHPLVHSDQGFQYQHVTWRTLLEGAGAVQSMSRKGNCYDNAVMENFFGHLKEELFHRVRFISTDALAAQLNDYIHWYNTNRISTKLKGLSPVQYRAQALAA, from the coding sequence CTGTTGGACGTTGCCGGCCTGGCCAGGTCCACGTTCTTCTATCATCAGCTCCGGCTCCAGGCCCCGGACCCGAAAGAGAAGCTCAAAGCCGCGGTCACGGAGATATTCACAACGAATCACGGCCGATACGGGCACCGGCGCATCCATACGGAATTATCCAAACAAGGCTGGGTGACCGCGAAGAAGACCGTCCTGAAACTGATGCGTGCGCTCGGGCTGGCGTGCAAAGTCCGGAGGAAGAAGCGCTACAACTCCCACCAGGGCGAACAGGGCAGGATCGCCCCGAACCTATTGAACCGACAGTTCGAGGCCGATGCTCCGAACCGGAAGTGGGTCACCGACGTGACCGAATTCAGCGTCGGCGACCGGAAGCTCTACCTCTCACCGATCATGGACCTTTTTGACCGGCAGATCATTTCCCATTCGATCAGCACGTCCCCGAACCTGGCTCTCACCAACAGTTCACTGCAGCAGGCTCTCGCCTGCCTCCAGCCCGGCCAGCATCCGCTTGTACATTCAGACCAGGGCTTCCAGTATCAGCACGTAACCTGGCGGACTCTCCTCGAAGGCGCCGGCGCAGTCCAGTCAATGTCACGCAAGGGCAACTGCTACGACAATGCCGTGATGGAGAACTTTTTCGGGCACCTCAAGGAAGAACTCTTCCACCGTGTCCGGTTCATCAGTACCGATGCCCTGGCTGCCCAACTAAATGACTACATCCACTGGTACAACACCAACCGAATCTCAACAAAGCTAAAGGGCCTGAGCCCGGTGCAATACCGTGCCCAGGCCCTTGCGGCCTAG
- a CDS encoding FecCD family ABC transporter permease has translation MIAQRGWRTPILAIGVVALFAAYVLLGSYTVTVPDFFRIVIAHLTGGEKIPGASFIVMENKLPRAVIGTMIGAAFGLAGGLFQTMLRNPLASPDVIGITSGASAAAVTSIVIFGASGAAVSGAALGGALGVAALIYAISRGGSLGTGGGNTGNAAGNRLILAGVGIAAALHAVVSFLMTRADIRTAADALVWLNGSLNSANWERSGVLALSLLILVPAVVALAGPLRILELGDDAAAGLGIRVGFTRLAVIITAVALAAVATAAAGPVSFVAFLAGPIARRFTRQASLPASAFVGALIVLAADYFAANIAPLLLDGTVLPVGVITGALGAPFLLWLLVTANRKDA, from the coding sequence CTGATAGCGCAGCGCGGGTGGCGCACACCCATACTTGCCATCGGTGTGGTGGCGCTCTTCGCCGCCTACGTTCTGCTGGGCAGTTATACGGTGACGGTCCCGGACTTCTTCCGAATCGTCATCGCCCACCTGACCGGCGGTGAAAAGATCCCCGGCGCCAGCTTCATTGTGATGGAAAACAAACTACCCCGCGCGGTCATCGGCACCATGATCGGCGCCGCGTTTGGTCTTGCCGGGGGCCTCTTCCAGACCATGCTTCGCAACCCCTTGGCCAGCCCTGACGTCATCGGCATTACGTCCGGCGCCAGTGCGGCGGCGGTGACGTCGATTGTCATCTTCGGGGCCTCGGGCGCTGCCGTTTCTGGTGCAGCCCTGGGCGGCGCGCTGGGCGTGGCCGCCCTGATCTACGCCATCTCCCGCGGCGGCTCCCTTGGAACAGGTGGCGGCAACACCGGCAACGCGGCCGGCAACCGACTCATCCTGGCCGGCGTGGGCATCGCCGCCGCACTGCACGCAGTTGTCAGCTTCCTGATGACGCGGGCGGACATCCGGACGGCTGCAGATGCCCTTGTCTGGCTCAACGGCTCACTCAACTCGGCCAACTGGGAACGCTCCGGCGTGCTGGCGCTCTCGCTCCTGATCCTGGTTCCCGCTGTGGTGGCCCTGGCCGGTCCGCTCCGCATCCTGGAACTCGGCGATGACGCCGCAGCAGGATTAGGAATCCGCGTGGGGTTCACCCGCCTGGCAGTGATCATCACCGCCGTCGCTTTGGCAGCGGTCGCGACGGCGGCAGCAGGCCCGGTCTCGTTCGTCGCCTTCCTTGCCGGTCCCATCGCCCGCCGCTTTACCCGCCAAGCCAGCCTTCCGGCGTCGGCCTTTGTGGGTGCCCTGATTGTCCTGGCGGCGGATTATTTCGCTGCCAACATCGCCCCCCTGCTGCTGGATGGCACCGTGCTGCCCGTTGGCGTGATCACGGGGGCGCTGGGTGCCCCGTTCCTGCTGTGGCTCCTGGTCACGGCCAACCGAAAGGATGCCTGA
- a CDS encoding MarR family winged helix-turn-helix transcriptional regulator, which yields MTEPRWLNADERRAWLALLSINTMLPAALDNQLHTAGKLSLFDYNVMAMLSEAEGRFLPMSELAARTSSSLSRLSHVVTKLEKRGFMQRRPHPGDARVTTAHLSDAGMATLVSLAPGHVEAVRDKFLDALTERDVADLARIGEKIVARLNEDHWILRESSP from the coding sequence ATGACTGAACCGCGCTGGCTCAATGCCGACGAACGCCGTGCCTGGCTGGCGCTCCTGAGCATCAACACCATGCTTCCCGCCGCCCTGGACAACCAGCTCCACACGGCAGGCAAGCTGTCCCTTTTCGACTACAACGTCATGGCGATGCTGTCGGAGGCTGAGGGCCGGTTTCTGCCCATGAGTGAACTTGCCGCCCGCACCAGCTCATCCCTGTCCAGGCTCTCGCACGTGGTCACCAAGCTTGAAAAGCGCGGGTTTATGCAGCGGCGTCCGCATCCGGGGGACGCCCGCGTCACCACAGCGCACCTGTCCGACGCCGGGATGGCCACTTTGGTTTCCCTCGCACCCGGGCACGTGGAAGCGGTCCGGGACAAGTTTTTGGACGCACTGACGGAACGCGACGTTGCGGATCTGGCCCGGATTGGCGAAAAGATCGTTGCCAGACTGAACGAAGACCACTGGATCCTTCGCGAGAGCTCGCCCTAG
- the rpmG gene encoding 50S ribosomal protein L33 gives MAKDKDVRPIIKLKSTAGTGYTYVTRKNRRNDPDRMVLKKYDPKIRQHVEFREER, from the coding sequence ATGGCTAAGGACAAGGACGTACGTCCGATCATCAAGCTCAAGTCGACTGCGGGCACGGGTTACACCTACGTAACCCGCAAGAACCGTCGTAACGATCCGGACCGCATGGTTCTGAAGAAGTACGATCCCAAGATCCGCCAGCACGTCGAATTCCGAGAGGAGCGCTAA
- a CDS encoding YciI family protein, which translates to MFVVSLTYKMPEDIVDFHRPAHMAWVKEAFDAGVFLASGRRVPAVGGVLLSGADRSTLEESLARDPFYSNGVAEFEVIEFKATSVAEGFENLLDS; encoded by the coding sequence ATGTTTGTTGTGTCGTTGACCTATAAGATGCCCGAAGACATCGTCGACTTCCACCGCCCCGCGCATATGGCCTGGGTCAAAGAAGCGTTCGACGCCGGCGTGTTCCTTGCGTCGGGACGCCGGGTTCCGGCAGTGGGCGGCGTGTTGCTGTCCGGAGCAGACCGTTCCACCCTTGAGGAGTCGCTGGCCCGGGATCCTTTCTACAGCAATGGCGTCGCCGAGTTCGAGGTCATCGAGTTCAAGGCCACTAGCGTGGCAGAGGGCTTCGAGAACCTCCTGGACTCCTAA
- a CDS encoding FecCD family ABC transporter permease, translating into MTESTTTAPSTVRELADNAPKTAKTRHYLPVRAGGGVREGGKTRTTQAAWLIAAVVVLALLTALSLAIGARGLSLGTVGQALAEFDPANGDHAVVHARIPRTVLGLLAGGALGLAGAAMQGVARNPLADPGIIGVNAGAALAVVTGIYVFGVSSLTGYIWFAFIGAAAAAVVVYLVASLGRDGATPIKLALAGAALSAGLYSLMNVILVSSQDTLDRFRFWQVGGIAGRDWSVVLPGLPFLAVGALIVLFTGRILNSLALGDDIARGLGQRVGLARGVTALGIVLLCGSATALAGPIAFVGLVIPHAVRSLTGPDYRWILPFSLVLAPALLLAADIIGRVVLLPGEVPAGIMTAIVGAPVFVWLIRRGKGAGL; encoded by the coding sequence ATGACGGAAAGTACGACGACGGCGCCCTCCACTGTGCGCGAACTGGCAGATAATGCCCCCAAAACCGCAAAAACACGGCATTATCTGCCAGTTCGCGCCGGTGGCGGGGTCCGCGAAGGCGGAAAAACCAGAACCACGCAGGCCGCCTGGCTGATTGCCGCCGTCGTCGTACTTGCCCTTTTGACAGCCCTCTCCTTGGCCATCGGCGCCCGCGGCCTTTCCCTGGGCACCGTAGGGCAGGCCCTCGCCGAGTTTGATCCGGCCAATGGCGATCACGCAGTTGTCCATGCCCGCATCCCGCGCACCGTGCTGGGACTGCTCGCCGGCGGCGCCCTCGGCCTGGCCGGCGCCGCCATGCAGGGTGTGGCTCGCAACCCCTTGGCAGATCCCGGAATCATTGGCGTGAATGCCGGGGCCGCCCTCGCCGTCGTCACCGGGATCTACGTGTTCGGGGTTTCCTCCCTCACCGGCTACATCTGGTTCGCTTTCATCGGAGCCGCAGCGGCCGCCGTCGTGGTTTATCTGGTTGCGTCCCTGGGCAGGGACGGCGCGACGCCTATTAAGCTCGCTTTGGCTGGTGCCGCACTCAGCGCGGGACTGTACTCGCTGATGAACGTCATCCTGGTTTCCAGCCAGGACACCCTGGACAGGTTCCGCTTCTGGCAGGTGGGCGGGATAGCAGGCCGCGACTGGTCTGTGGTGCTCCCGGGCCTGCCTTTCCTGGCAGTGGGGGCGTTGATTGTGCTCTTCACCGGCCGCATCCTCAACAGCCTGGCCCTGGGCGACGACATTGCGCGCGGTCTTGGCCAGCGGGTTGGCCTGGCACGCGGCGTCACGGCGCTGGGTATTGTCCTGCTCTGCGGTTCCGCGACGGCCCTGGCCGGCCCCATTGCTTTTGTTGGCCTGGTCATTCCGCACGCCGTCCGTTCCCTCACCGGCCCGGACTACCGCTGGATCCTGCCGTTCTCCCTGGTCCTGGCCCCTGCTTTGCTGCTGGCCGCAGACATCATTGGCCGGGTGGTGCTGCTGCCCGGTGAGGTTCCGGCCGGCATCATGACCGCCATCGTGGGTGCGCCCGTTTTCGTCTGGCTGATCCGCCGCGGGAAGGGAGCAGGGCTGTGA
- a CDS encoding siderophore-interacting protein, translated as MKTRDVASTEPMTLAFEVTVSSVQELSPNFRRVTFGGYSLRDFGVHGDTMDLRIKLMIPSLAEDGTQLPLPVFEMAESGWYREWLAMDPAVRGSMRTYTVRQSRLDSVYPEIDVDFVMHFDDHGHGGPAAHWALNAKPGDAITIIGPNNRAAHCVTAEIYSGIEWRPGMAQRVLLAGDETAIPAISAILENLPSYMSGHAFLEVPQAGDFLDLKTAADVQITWLARGAAIGRSRPHGELLQQAVRQAIPVPGWVGIKESDGGAGPEPEDVNVDVDILWETPARMETAEIEATKNPDMPAGAMPFYAWIAGEAAVIKDMRRYLVRDVGIDRKQVAFMGYWRQGKAEG; from the coding sequence ATGAAGACCCGCGATGTTGCCTCCACCGAACCCATGACCCTGGCATTTGAAGTGACGGTTTCCTCCGTGCAGGAGCTCAGCCCCAATTTCCGCCGCGTAACCTTCGGCGGCTATTCCCTGCGCGACTTCGGTGTCCACGGCGACACCATGGACCTTCGGATCAAGCTCATGATCCCGTCCCTGGCCGAGGACGGCACCCAGCTTCCGCTGCCCGTCTTCGAAATGGCCGAGTCCGGCTGGTACCGCGAATGGCTGGCGATGGACCCTGCTGTCCGCGGCTCCATGCGGACCTACACCGTTCGCCAGTCACGGCTGGATTCGGTGTACCCCGAGATCGACGTGGACTTTGTGATGCACTTCGACGACCACGGTCATGGCGGCCCGGCCGCCCACTGGGCCCTCAACGCGAAGCCCGGCGACGCAATCACCATCATCGGCCCCAACAACCGCGCCGCGCACTGCGTCACTGCCGAGATCTACTCGGGCATCGAATGGCGGCCGGGAATGGCCCAGCGTGTCCTTCTCGCCGGCGATGAGACAGCCATTCCAGCGATCTCCGCCATCCTCGAGAACTTGCCCTCGTACATGAGCGGCCACGCCTTCCTTGAGGTGCCGCAGGCCGGTGACTTCCTGGACCTTAAGACCGCCGCCGACGTCCAGATCACCTGGCTGGCCCGGGGCGCCGCCATCGGACGGTCCCGGCCGCACGGCGAACTGCTGCAGCAGGCAGTGCGCCAGGCAATTCCGGTTCCCGGATGGGTGGGTATTAAGGAGTCCGACGGCGGCGCCGGCCCCGAGCCCGAGGACGTCAATGTGGACGTGGACATCCTCTGGGAGACTCCCGCCCGGATGGAAACAGCCGAGATCGAAGCCACGAAGAACCCCGACATGCCTGCCGGCGCCATGCCCTTCTACGCCTGGATCGCCGGCGAGGCCGCGGTCATCAAGGACATGCGGCGGTACCTGGTGCGGGACGTGGGGATCGACCGGAAGCAGGTCGCGTTCATGGGGTACTGGCGGCAGGGTAAGGCCGAGGGGTAG
- a CDS encoding ABC transporter ATP-binding protein, which translates to MAVLTARNLTLKYDQRCVVDGLTAEIPEGKVTMIVGANACGKSTLLRGLSRLLKPAAGSVTLDGKDIHSRPARELARTLGLLPQHPTAPDGITVRDLVGRGRYPHQGFFRSWSEKDDAAVQRALEATETLELASRNVDELSGGQRQRVWIAMALAQETEVLLLDEPTTYLDLAHQVEVLDLVTDLNRQRGTTVAIVLHDLNLAARYADHVIAMKGGEVVALGAPGDVVTEELVRKVFGLESRVIPDPVSGTPLIIPIGRHHAAAHDAVNELEFVS; encoded by the coding sequence ATGGCAGTTCTGACCGCCCGGAACCTCACGCTCAAATATGACCAGCGCTGCGTGGTGGACGGCCTCACGGCAGAAATCCCCGAGGGCAAGGTGACCATGATCGTGGGCGCCAACGCGTGCGGAAAGTCGACGCTGCTCCGCGGCCTGTCCAGGCTCCTCAAACCCGCGGCCGGTTCAGTCACGCTCGACGGCAAGGACATCCACTCCCGGCCGGCCCGCGAACTTGCACGCACCCTGGGCCTCCTCCCGCAGCACCCCACGGCTCCGGACGGCATCACCGTCCGTGACCTCGTAGGCCGGGGACGGTACCCGCACCAGGGCTTCTTCCGCAGCTGGTCTGAGAAGGACGACGCCGCCGTGCAGCGTGCGCTGGAAGCCACCGAAACGCTTGAACTAGCCAGCCGGAACGTGGACGAACTGTCCGGCGGGCAGCGTCAGCGCGTGTGGATCGCCATGGCGCTGGCGCAGGAAACCGAGGTGCTGCTGCTGGATGAGCCCACCACCTACCTGGATCTCGCCCACCAGGTGGAAGTCCTGGACCTCGTCACGGACCTGAACCGCCAGCGCGGCACCACGGTGGCCATCGTCCTGCACGACCTGAACCTGGCGGCCCGCTATGCGGACCACGTCATCGCCATGAAGGGCGGCGAGGTGGTGGCGCTGGGCGCCCCCGGTGACGTTGTCACTGAGGAACTGGTCCGCAAAGTCTTCGGACTGGAGTCTCGCGTGATTCCCGATCCTGTTTCGGGAACACCCCTGATCATCCCCATCGGCCGCCACCACGCCGCTGCCCATGACGCCGTCAACGAACTGGAGTTTGTTTCATGA
- a CDS encoding SGNH/GDSL hydrolase family protein, with protein sequence MDFSARYVALGDSFTEGVGDEDPSRPNGVRGWADRVAEQLGAADPGFGYANLAIRGRKLRQIMAEQVDAAVELKPTLVTVYAGANDIFRPKVDIDDLLVEYDAGIRKLTATGATVVMFTGFDSRGSKIFGTTRGRTAIYNELVRGIAGDHGALLVDYWRFSEYYDWGMWAQDRMHMSVAGHANMAKRVLTVLEHDHSIEVPPMTPVPELSRTEALRANARWVREFAAPWVVRRVTGRSSGDGLKPRYAQLTRV encoded by the coding sequence ATGGATTTTTCAGCCCGGTACGTAGCACTCGGTGACTCCTTTACGGAAGGCGTTGGCGATGAGGATCCCTCACGCCCCAACGGTGTACGCGGCTGGGCGGACCGGGTAGCTGAGCAGTTGGGTGCCGCCGATCCCGGTTTTGGTTACGCAAACCTCGCCATCCGGGGGAGGAAACTGCGCCAAATCATGGCAGAGCAGGTGGACGCCGCCGTCGAACTTAAACCCACGCTGGTGACCGTTTATGCGGGTGCGAACGATATCTTCCGCCCCAAGGTCGACATCGATGATCTCCTGGTGGAGTACGACGCCGGTATCCGTAAGCTGACCGCCACGGGTGCCACCGTGGTCATGTTCACCGGCTTTGATTCCAGGGGTTCCAAGATTTTCGGCACCACCAGGGGCCGAACCGCTATCTACAACGAACTGGTGCGTGGAATCGCCGGCGACCACGGTGCCCTGCTGGTGGATTATTGGCGTTTCAGTGAGTACTACGACTGGGGAATGTGGGCCCAGGACCGGATGCATATGTCCGTGGCCGGGCACGCCAACATGGCCAAGCGCGTCCTCACAGTCCTGGAACACGATCATTCGATCGAGGTTCCCCCGATGACCCCAGTACCGGAACTCAGCCGGACGGAAGCGCTTCGCGCCAACGCACGCTGGGTTCGTGAATTCGCCGCCCCCTGGGTGGTCCGCCGTGTAACCGGAAGGTCTTCAGGCGACGGACTGAAGCCCCGATATGCGCAGCTGACCCGCGTCTGA
- the rpsN gene encoding 30S ribosomal protein S14 — MAKKSKIARNEQRKVIVERYAAKRLELKKTLVDANATDEAREAARLGLQKLPRNASPIRLRNRDIIDGRPRGTFQKFGISRVRFRDMAHRGELPGITKSSW, encoded by the coding sequence ATGGCTAAGAAGTCAAAGATTGCTCGCAACGAGCAGCGCAAGGTCATCGTTGAGCGTTACGCTGCAAAGCGCCTCGAACTGAAGAAGACCCTCGTCGACGCCAACGCCACCGACGAAGCACGCGAAGCTGCACGCCTCGGCCTGCAGAAGCTGCCCCGCAACGCGTCCCCGATCCGTCTGCGTAACCGCGACATCATCGACGGCCGCCCCCGCGGTACCTTCCAGAAGTTCGGTATCTCCCGTGTTCGCTTCCGCGACATGGCTCACCGTGGCGAACTCCCGGGCATCACCAAGTCTTCCTGGTAA
- the rpmB gene encoding 50S ribosomal protein L28, with amino-acid sequence MAAHCQVTGAEPGFGHSISHSHRRNKRRFDPNIQKKRYWVPSLRRNVTLQVSARGIKTIDVRGIDVVVASILARGVKL; translated from the coding sequence ATGGCAGCACACTGCCAAGTGACCGGAGCCGAGCCGGGCTTTGGGCACAGCATTTCGCACTCGCACCGCCGCAACAAGCGTCGGTTCGATCCGAACATCCAGAAGAAGCGCTACTGGGTTCCGTCCCTGCGCCGTAACGTCACGCTGCAGGTTTCTGCACGTGGCATCAAGACCATCGACGTGCGCGGCATCGACGTAGTCGTTGCCTCCATCCTTGCTCGGGGAGTGAAGCTCTAA
- a CDS encoding helix-turn-helix domain-containing protein has translation MSRPAKSYSFEFKLALVQRFLAGESGPDLAVEAGLASRELLQKWVRAYRLDGEDGLRPKPKGRPRKPDSPPPAGLPELERLRRENERLRAEVAYLGKLRALREQGRR, from the coding sequence GTGAGCAGGCCGGCGAAGTCATACTCTTTCGAGTTCAAGCTGGCCTTGGTGCAGCGGTTCCTTGCGGGCGAGTCCGGGCCGGATCTGGCAGTGGAGGCCGGTTTGGCCTCCCGTGAGCTGCTGCAAAAGTGGGTCCGGGCGTATCGTCTGGACGGTGAGGACGGGTTGCGGCCAAAGCCCAAAGGCAGACCGCGGAAACCCGATTCCCCGCCGCCTGCGGGGCTGCCCGAGCTTGAACGGTTGCGGCGGGAGAACGAGCGGCTGCGCGCGGAGGTGGCGTACCTGGGAAAACTGCGGGCCTTGAGGGAACAAGGACGACGCTAA